The Klebsiella sp. RHBSTW-00484 genome includes a window with the following:
- a CDS encoding phosphate propanoyltransferase: MIDTLLHEKIAARLSHVSPAIPVGISNRHVHLAQQDVEALFGKGYALTPFKPLRQPGQFAAQECVTVVGPKGSLTNVRVLGPTRPVSQLEISRADCFTLGVKAPVRESGQLENAGSALLIGPAGHVELHSQVICAWRHIHMSPQDARQLNVANGQKVSVRSDGERQLTFDEVVVRVREDFALEFHIDTEEANAAGLKNGAQVTLIG; encoded by the coding sequence ATGATCGATACTCTGCTACATGAAAAAATCGCCGCCCGCCTGAGCCATGTTTCTCCGGCTATCCCGGTCGGCATCTCTAACCGCCACGTGCATCTGGCGCAGCAGGACGTCGAAGCTCTGTTCGGTAAGGGTTATGCCCTGACGCCGTTTAAGCCGCTGCGCCAACCGGGGCAGTTCGCCGCCCAGGAGTGCGTCACCGTGGTTGGTCCGAAAGGCTCACTGACTAACGTTCGCGTGCTCGGCCCGACGCGCCCGGTTTCGCAGCTGGAAATCTCCCGTGCCGACTGCTTTACCCTCGGCGTCAAGGCGCCGGTTCGCGAATCGGGTCAACTAGAGAACGCGGGCAGCGCATTGCTGATAGGCCCGGCAGGCCACGTCGAACTGCACTCTCAGGTGATCTGCGCCTGGCGGCATATTCATATGTCACCGCAGGACGCCCGCCAGTTGAATGTCGCTAACGGTCAAAAGGTCAGCGTGCGCAGCGACGGCGAGCGCCAGCTGACTTTCGATGAAGTGGTAGTGCGGGTGCGCGAAGACTTTGCGCTGGAGTTTCATATTGATACCGAAGAGGCCAACGC